atgtacatgtgtacatgtaatgtatgtatgtatgtatgtatgtatgtatgtatgtatgtatgtatgtatgtatgtatgtatgtatgtatgtatgtatgtgtgtatgtatgtatgtatgtatgtatgtatgtatgtatgtatgtatgtatgtatgtatgtatgtatgtatgtatgcatgtatgtatgtatgtatgtatgtatgcatgcatgcaggcacgCATACATACGTGTATTTTATTGTGTGTGCGTGCCCTATAACAATACTTAAAGACATTCATACAAAAATCTTGCCATGCTGTTCCCCCTTTATAATGTGAGACCCAACCCTCCCCACAACAACTAAGAGTAATCCGCTGCATTATGATggtactttacaatggtggcagtggtgggatgtggtaaTAGTGGGATTTGGAACAGGCGGCAACagtgggatcatgccaaaatcacgacaaaaatgcaaatttagacaacaaaatgagtcaaagtaaaatatgacctCTCCCCtgatttccattttctaaaatgtggCCTCCTCCAATTCCTTTGAATTACTGACGGCTCCCTTACCTTACTTCACTACATACACTTACGATGTCAATCAACTTCTGTCGTTGTTCAAAGATACTAGTCCTTGCCCTTTGTTGTTCGTTCAAATCTCTCACAGTTGATGACACGTCAATGTTGATGATATCATTGATTTTCTGGAATTCCTGTTTTAACTGATGCCAAGAACGATGTTTGTTTTCTATGTTCGTTCTCCTGCGTTGTTGCATGAGATTGTCTTGTTCAGTAGCATACGAGCTCTGAGTTGCCATCGTGTAAGTCCAAGGTGCGATGTATCTCGACGTAGCACGGTTTTTGATGTCTAGCAAAATAGGAACGCTGACATTTCGCATGAGCCAACAGACAAAGAGTGAAATCTGAATCGAAAGTAAAGCACAAACTAATAGTACACGTAGATCATTGACATCGTCGTAGAATATTAGGTCATTGAGCTATTTTTATCTGCATTGGAAAATCCGGCATGGGAATTCCCGTTCTTGTGACTGATGACCTCAATTTGTGTCACGTGACGCTAAAGCATATAGTATGGTAGATATGTAAGCGTACAACAGTCTTCATTCGGTGTGTTATTTTTCCTTTCTATGTTATTTGTCAGCCATTCCATTCTTTCACATTCTTTGACTTGAAAGTATCagcattttataattttatctAAACGACaatgtgtaagaaataataaCTTGATATGCAGAATGCAAATCATTAGCCTCCCTGACTTCCAtgccatttacatgtaaaggctGGTGAATCGAAATGTTCAACTTAACACCTCAAATTGCTCCCTGTCTTCAAATTTAAAGacattcttatttcattattttcactgACACTGGTGAATCGAAATATTTAACTTAAACACCTCAACTTGTTCCCtttcttcaaatttaaaaagttattttcactttcactttacACTAATGAGGACGGTGAAAACTTGGCTTTAAAATGACTTGCATAGATAGAGAGTAATTACTTCTATTTGATTATAATGACGATTAACATTATTGTTCTACCATCAcatcatttgtaaataattattaattgtATTCATTTGGTGTGCATTTAATTACAGAGTGTTTGAATTATACGAACAACAGAATATATAAATGCGgaaaatagatacatgtactatgaacAACAGATAGTTTGACAGAAAAAATCTAAATTGACATATTTGAAAAAGACTGAGAAATACCATGTGATTAAAATTATCTTTAATTATGATTTTCGTTATCTATTATAATTATAGATGTGTATGATAAAGACGAGATTACTGAAAAGAGGTCAAAATCCTGTCGTTTCTGCTGAAATGTATTTCATAACCAGAACTATCGCAAGTCATTCACTTCAACAATTAGTTTCGTTTTGCGTTCATGACAGTCGTGTATACTTATAAAAGTGTGCGGCGCACCTATTCAATCCGCTTTCCTTTCACAATTTCTCCGTATTCAATAACCCCAGGTTTCGAGTCACGGTGACAAAAATAGCACTAGGGCTGAATGACGTCATACCAGTTTCGGGCGAGTACGCAGGCCCATTTGGCTAGTGTTCTTCCGTGTACCGTGACAACATAAGACTTATAGTTTGTTACCTGGTATCGCTCGTCGTGAATTGTCCTTTATAAAACCGTAGGAGGAAGGGACGTACAGACTGTTGAAAATGTTCGGAAGGGTAGCGTTCGTGCTTATGTTTATCAGTTGTAACCAAATCTTCGTTGACGGCGCCGTAACTTGCCTGGACGAAAACGGAAATTCAGTCGACtggtatgatttttttttttacagaagtGCATTTTTTAGTTAATAGACAATATGTGAATACTTCCTATCAACCCTCTAGTGTCTCCTACTATAGTAAGCtgctaaaaaaatgtattcattatgtTATTCACTAGTGTTTCTTCCACAGTTTTCATTTCTTGCACGACGCATtacaattaaatatatacaatgtcatgtagaAGTAGCAATGACAAGTTGACATTTTAGCATATTTCAAATTCTGGGAAATTTACGTTACACCGATTTAAagtcaaaagaataaggatgtaataggtcgttactcagagtttcacgcttcaagcgatcttcagacgactaaattgggattgtcaaggtcgtcttaaataaaacatttttagtcAGTCACACAACAGTAAAGAAACTTTTAAGGTAGGATTGGCGCAAGGAGAAATGTGAATACGTCAGATGTGTGTAGCACCGTACGAGGTATGTATAAAGGGTACCTAAAATATTAAACCGAGACTATGAACTAagagtctcagtttgccaggCAAACTTAGACTGGCCTCAGATGGTGattttttgcaaactgagacTCACTTCATGGACTCAGTTTTAGGTACCCTTACATACGTCACCGTACCGTAGCACCATTATTAGACTAATTTATAAGAAAACTGTAAATTGCATGTACTCGTCATATTTCAATTTAGAGAGTGTCACTCTGGTGCCTCACAAAGTTATACGACGATAACGTATgatgttatgtaaatatctaaTCATTTCGACACAGGAAGTAGGAAGTCAAATATTCATGTTACCTTGTTCACATGTTAGGGTGGTCATACATCATCCGTGTTTCTCTTGACTCGACCGACCCTATATTTCTTCAATATAGCGAATTGATAAAaatgatgccctctatggcaggaatAAAAAATCACACTGTCACTGGTTATTGTAGATGGCGACCCCACGAATGCGTAGCTGCgcgaaaattatcatttattgctgaaattaaTGACTTGTATaaatggttcaaagtttccttctgactcaACTTATCATTTCAAGTCATTCAGTCTGTTTAAGTAtgattataaaatgaaaatatcaccaacATATACTCAATAAACTTGCTATATATTTCCCATGTTTGTCTAAAATCttactatatttatatttccaGGTTTATTGTATACAAACTACCAGTAATACCAGACCATGATAATCCTGACTTCAAAGATGGAGTAGCTAATTACTACATGGATTCTAATCACCATCCATATCCATGGCAGTTAACTCAAACTATTGACAAACTTAATCACCCTGTCGGACAAACAATTcaacaaatatatgataattacgCTTCTAcggtaaatatataaaataatcacATAAACACGGGatgcatacctacctacctacctacctacctacctacctacctacctatctatctatctatctatctatctatctatctatctatctatctacctatctatctatctatctaacggaaaataagagagagagagagagagagagagagagagagatacgcgtgcgcacagacagacagacatgcacacacatacatacacacatacatacatacatacatatagacagacagacagacagacagacagacagacttacatacgtacgtacgtacatacatacatacatacatacatacatacatacatacatacatacatacatacatacatacatgcatgcatacatacatacatacatacatacacacatacatacatacatacatacatacatacatacatacatacatacatacatacatacatacatacatacatacatacatacatacatacatacatacatacatacatacatttaaaaaaattcgAAATCCTTTTTTgtcatccatgtggccactcATTTTAACTGAGGTGTTGCCAAAACTGTGGACtgttaatatattattactgttatgtgtttgttttctcaTATCAAATAGGGTGTTGCATACCTACAATATAGTGACCAACCCCCAAATACCCAGGCCAGTTACTCATCTAGGGCTCATGCAAAAGGTACGTCTGGAAAGTTTACCAGAACCAGTGTACTTCTGTTGTTGTGTGAAGTATCGTATTATATGCCTATGTATCATTGACGTTATAAGTTATATTGGCACACTTAATACCTGGCCCCCAATTTTTAGCGAGTATACTTACAAAACTTTCACGCCCTGACTGTCCAattacaatgtatcttgacatCGTTTCCTGACATTTTGAACACACTGTCTGCATCAATATTACTAATTTATTTACTGCAGGCAGTTTATGTGTGGATGAAACGAGTGGATTCTGGATGATTCACTCTATTCCTCGATTCCCAATGAAATCCAGTCCTGGTGGCCAATACTCATTTGCTAACAATGGTAAAACGAATGGACAGACACTTATCTGCGTCACCTATGGCCGGAGTTCTCTAAAATTGGTAAGGGTGCGAAATTCATATTAAGGCAGAATATGCCACActgaatattattaatatttaaaaaaaacatctttcGAAACATTGCGATACGAAAACTTGTTCCTGATCCTTTGAAACAATAAAAGACACTTTGGGGATTCACCGTCTTGTATTCAAGGAAATTAACAATCTTTATTTTCCCTTAGAGTTAACatagtattcggcggccattttggattctaaaaaaGCTTAATTTTAGTACTTTCGACTACGGTGAcctctgatttttttttcttgattttaacttgaGAATCGATTTGAGTTTTCGAAGTACCAGTAGGAGGTTAGGATTTTTATTTTCGAGACGTATGTTACTTTaaaggaaaacaacaacaaatagtTATTAACCATGTGTTGAATTTTGAATTACTTATTTAGCAATAACTTGTCAAATAGTGTAACGAGAAGATAATTTGAATGTAATGGGATTAACCAGGCAGGTTTTTAGCTAAGAGTTGTCTACCATTCAGGTATAatgttataccatgcacaagccaagttattgtatttgaacagaaaatatggattgtataccATAGGGACGATAtacgtcatgacaacctgtgtctacgtcactggttttgcagtGCTCGAAATACGGGTTAAATTGTTCCAAATCACTATTATTTTCCCCGATTTctcataaattatattttaggtataattatattattctccaatatttttcttcattcagccgaaaAATACTCGagaccaaagtaaagtgttttgtcactactcgtgtagcgactcgtagtgaaaagtattttccttggatgaacGAAGAAAcatattggtgaataatatcTATTAAATtgattgtttatgttttttgtcGAGACTGATAATTGTCATACATTGACACTTATTTGTGTATTCTTCCAAAGTCAAACATCTTAAGTATATTGGACCTAAATCCTATGATTTCAACGACCTTGCATCGTTGTCTGACAAAGAATTAATGAAGGGACTCAGAGACGTAAACGAAGGAGTCAGAATTAGGAATGTGTGGACAAACGTACAAGACCTGACGTCACTAGGTGGACAAACATTTCGAAGTTTTGCAAAGACGAAGGACTGGCATCAAGGTACAGTACTTATAACACATCTTTCTGAGTGCCAACCCTCGCCATAATATCAACATCTTTCTGAGTGTCAAGTTCAACCCTCTCCAGAATATCAACATCTTTTTGAGTGTCAATCCTCTCAgaatatcaacatttatttgaaGTCTCGGTCTACTAATCTAGTAATCCAGTAAGAAATACCTACATTTGTAGCAGTGTCTGAGAAGTGTTGTTTTGCACTTTAAATCTATTCTGATTTGGAACATTCCAGCATACGTCTGTGGTAGAAATGAAacagatttattttgttttgaaaaacatTTATGGGGCTTTATTTTCTAATCAAAGAT
The nucleotide sequence above comes from Glandiceps talaboti chromosome 10, keGlaTala1.1, whole genome shotgun sequence. Encoded proteins:
- the LOC144441234 gene encoding plancitoxin-1-like; this translates as MFGRVAFVLMFISCNQIFVDGAVTCLDENGNSVDWFIVYKLPVIPDHDNPDFKDGVANYYMDSNHHPYPWQLTQTIDKLNHPVGQTIQQIYDNYASTGVAYLQYSDQPPNTQASYSSRAHAKGSLCVDETSGFWMIHSIPRFPMKSSPGGQYSFANNGKTNGQTLICVTYGRSSLKLPKNTRDQIKHLKYIGPKSYDFNDLASLSDKELMKGLRDVNEGVRIRNVWTNVQDLTSLGGQTFRSFAKTKDWHQDIYLELIAQELGSDLFSQTWLTSRSTPLPSQYDSSKTYKVENVDCLRFNDVTYSTTKDHSKWAVTNNDDHLWTCIGDLNRVESQKKRGGGHICVALDDVWENFDDVIGHYEPVTSKRSVNNMCDTNINAASDGTTLKLSKMLAFPFPCFSLLVILESFYALK